A genome region from Aurantiacibacter sp. MUD61 includes the following:
- a CDS encoding ABA4-like family protein, producing MSWDTIFQLANGWALLMWLVLILLPRKPFPLAFVFYAGVGLLCLAYASIMALVVSGSVDPVPVTESDVSGSFTSIAGVRALFTSDGGIVIGWIHYLALDLFAGLWIAKDADAKGFSRILQAPVLALTFMAGPAGLLLWFIIRERRARAAAGLRKVN from the coding sequence ATGAGCTGGGACACAATCTTCCAATTGGCAAATGGGTGGGCATTGCTGATGTGGCTTGTGCTCATCCTCCTGCCGCGAAAGCCGTTCCCCTTGGCATTTGTGTTCTACGCCGGTGTCGGGCTGCTCTGCCTTGCCTATGCGTCGATCATGGCGCTGGTGGTGAGTGGCTCCGTCGACCCGGTGCCGGTGACCGAAAGCGATGTGAGTGGCAGCTTCACCAGTATCGCGGGCGTGCGCGCTCTCTTTACGAGTGACGGTGGCATTGTGATCGGCTGGATTCACTATCTGGCGCTAGACCTCTTTGCCGGACTGTGGATCGCCAAGGATGCCGATGCGAAGGGCTTTTCGCGCATCCTTCAGGCGCCTGTGCTTGCGCTCACCTTCATGGCGGGCCCTGCCGGATTGCTCTTGTGGTTCATCATTCGCGAAAGGCGGGCACGCGCAGCGGCTGGCCTGCGCAAAGTCAATTGA
- a CDS encoding DUF938 domain-containing protein: MKRHAPATERNRDAIAAVLQAELPDAGTVLEIASGSGEHALHFARMFPKLGWVPSDPDPEAVASISAYRQDADLPNLAAPAHFATTDSDWPVESADAIFCANMAHISPWESTEALFRHAASLLEEGAPVILYGPFIEADVETAASNIAFDQSLRMRNPDWGLRRLGDIDATAKASGFCRVARHEMPANNLTIVYRRT, from the coding sequence TTGAAACGCCACGCTCCTGCTACTGAGCGCAATCGGGACGCGATTGCCGCGGTATTGCAGGCCGAGTTGCCCGATGCAGGTACTGTTCTGGAGATCGCCAGCGGCAGCGGCGAGCACGCTCTCCATTTCGCGCGCATGTTCCCGAAGTTGGGCTGGGTGCCGAGCGACCCTGACCCGGAAGCCGTGGCATCGATCTCCGCCTATCGGCAGGATGCTGATTTGCCCAATCTGGCCGCTCCGGCTCACTTCGCTACCACGGACAGCGACTGGCCCGTAGAAAGCGCCGATGCGATATTCTGCGCCAACATGGCTCACATCAGTCCTTGGGAATCGACTGAGGCGCTCTTCCGCCATGCGGCGTCGCTTTTGGAAGAGGGCGCGCCGGTGATCCTCTACGGACCCTTCATTGAAGCGGATGTTGAGACAGCCGCATCGAATATCGCGTTCGATCAAAGCTTGAGGATGCGCAATCCGGATTGGGGCCTAAGACGTCTCGGCGACATCGATGCGACCGCGAAGGCTTCCGGCTTTTGCCGCGTTGCGCGACACGAAATGCCCGCCAACAATCTCACGATCGTCTACCGCCGCACGTAA
- a CDS encoding Entericidin EcnA/B family protein has translation MARKIVIALTASVFMLTATACNTVRGIGQDLEDVADDADEAI, from the coding sequence ATGGCACGCAAGATTGTTATCGCGCTCACCGCGAGCGTTTTCATGCTTACCGCCACGGCTTGCAACACGGTGCGCGGCATCGGCCAGGATCTGGAAGATGTTGCAGACGATGCGGATGAAGCGATCTGA
- a CDS encoding DMT family transporter, translating into MSEDANDRPLLALLIRLLGIAGFALMAALIKLASESGVHLLEIVFWRQFVSLPLLMGFALATGGLAQFATKRPRAHAMRAIYGIAGMVLNFGAVILLPLAEATTIGFTAPIFAVILSAILLKESVGIWRWSAVLAGFAGIVIIAQPGGGAIPLEGALVALGAAFMIALISIQIRDLGRTDKPIVIVFWFSLATVLVMLPALFFVHEPLTQRQWLLLLGVGLTGTWGQVLITVALRFGKVSSVIVMDYSSLIWATLYGWLFFAVLPTTSLWFGAPLVVAAGVTIAWRENVLRKQRFVADAP; encoded by the coding sequence GTGAGCGAAGATGCAAATGACCGGCCGCTTCTGGCCCTGCTGATCAGGCTGCTGGGCATTGCTGGTTTCGCGCTGATGGCGGCGCTGATCAAGCTTGCTTCCGAAAGCGGCGTCCACTTGCTGGAAATCGTGTTCTGGCGGCAATTCGTCTCGCTGCCACTGCTTATGGGATTTGCCCTCGCGACAGGCGGGCTCGCACAATTTGCGACGAAGCGTCCAAGGGCGCATGCCATGCGTGCGATCTATGGCATCGCCGGAATGGTGCTGAATTTCGGAGCAGTGATCCTCCTGCCCCTGGCCGAAGCGACTACCATTGGGTTCACCGCGCCCATCTTCGCCGTGATCCTCTCAGCGATCCTTCTCAAGGAAAGCGTCGGAATATGGCGCTGGTCGGCTGTTTTGGCGGGCTTTGCCGGGATTGTGATCATTGCGCAGCCGGGCGGCGGAGCGATCCCCTTGGAAGGCGCGCTGGTGGCGCTGGGCGCTGCTTTCATGATCGCGCTCATCTCCATCCAGATCCGCGACCTGGGGCGGACTGACAAGCCGATCGTGATCGTCTTCTGGTTCAGCCTTGCGACTGTTCTGGTGATGCTGCCCGCGCTGTTTTTTGTGCATGAGCCGCTGACGCAGCGCCAATGGCTGCTGTTGCTGGGCGTTGGCCTGACCGGAACCTGGGGACAGGTTCTGATCACCGTGGCCTTGCGCTTCGGCAAGGTTTCAAGCGTGATCGTGATGGATTACTCCAGCCTGATCTGGGCGACGCTTTACGGCTGGCTTTTCTTCGCGGTTCTACCCACCACCAGCCTGTGGTTTGGCGCTCCGCTGGTGGTTGCTGCGGGTGTCACTATCGCGTGGCGAGAAAACGTCCTGCGCAAGCAACGCTTTGTCGCAGATGCGCCGTGA